The following coding sequences lie in one Vicinamibacterales bacterium genomic window:
- a CDS encoding TetR family transcriptional regulator — protein MTLKHTEPSPGTRERILDTAERLFAVHGFAGTSVREITDAAEANLGAVNYYFRSKENLYTEVFMRRAALLRGPVEAAGREAAGLARTSPERALRTLGRAFMVPHEDHGASQYLIGLFAREAVEACLPPGLLVREFLVPIIETTTGVLRRAWPNLPETKARACAHSFFAQLMHIVKGAGHAATPVDDQFEHAVRFTVAAVRHMAGDQSGPSRRNS, from the coding sequence ATGACGCTGAAACACACCGAACCGTCCCCGGGCACCCGCGAGCGGATCCTCGACACGGCCGAGCGGCTGTTTGCCGTGCACGGGTTCGCCGGAACGTCCGTCCGTGAGATCACGGATGCCGCGGAAGCCAACCTGGGCGCGGTCAACTACTACTTCCGCTCCAAGGAGAACCTCTACACCGAGGTCTTCATGCGTCGCGCGGCGCTCCTCAGAGGGCCGGTCGAGGCGGCCGGCCGGGAGGCCGCGGGCCTGGCGCGCACGAGCCCTGAGCGGGCGCTCCGGACCCTCGGTCGCGCCTTCATGGTTCCGCACGAGGACCACGGCGCTTCCCAGTACCTGATCGGGCTCTTCGCGCGGGAGGCCGTCGAGGCATGTCTGCCGCCGGGCCTCCTCGTGCGCGAGTTCCTCGTTCCGATCATCGAGACGACGACCGGCGTCCTGCGGCGCGCGTGGCCCAACCTGCCCGAGACCAAGGCGAGGGCATGCGCCCACTCGTTCTTCGCGCAACTCATGCACATCGTGAAGGGTGCCGGGCACGCCGCGACGCCCGTGGACGACCAGTTCGAGCATGCCGTGCGCTTCACGGTGGCGGCAGTCCGGCACATGGCGGGAGATCAGTCCGGCCCATCACGCCGCAACTCATAA
- a CDS encoding efflux RND transporter periplasmic adaptor subunit, which translates to MERERLVGLLAGAAMIAGCGKAPTPPPSGPVEVGVVAMHAERVVLTTELPGRTAAYLIAEVRPQVNGLIQQRKFVEGSSVQAGALLYQIDPAPYQATFEQSKAALAVAEANLPPVRSRAERLKGLVEIRAVGQQDYDEAAAAVLRAEAGVASARAAVESARINLAYTPLKAPISGRTGKSSVTPGALVTAYQPTPLVTIQQLDPIYVDVTQSSADLLRLRRSLASGPLTRSGPVESKVKLLLEDGTRYAREGRLQFRDVTVDPTTGSVVLRMVFPNPDALLLPGMFVRAIVEEGVLGQAILAPQQGVTRDAKGNASALVVDASGKVAVRPIVVDRAMGDRWLVTSGLADGDRVIVEGLQRIRPGVLVKAVPFSPAGARAERPTAAAPSK; encoded by the coding sequence ATGGAAAGGGAAAGACTCGTTGGCCTCCTGGCTGGCGCGGCGATGATCGCTGGTTGCGGGAAGGCGCCGACGCCCCCGCCATCCGGCCCCGTCGAAGTCGGAGTCGTCGCGATGCACGCCGAGCGTGTCGTGCTGACGACCGAGCTGCCGGGCAGGACGGCGGCGTACTTGATCGCCGAGGTACGGCCGCAGGTGAACGGCCTCATCCAGCAGCGAAAGTTCGTGGAAGGATCCAGCGTCCAGGCGGGCGCACTCCTCTACCAGATCGATCCGGCGCCGTACCAGGCGACGTTCGAGCAGTCGAAAGCCGCGCTCGCCGTTGCGGAGGCCAACCTGCCGCCGGTGCGGTCGCGCGCCGAGCGGCTGAAGGGACTCGTCGAAATCCGGGCTGTCGGCCAGCAGGATTACGATGAAGCCGCCGCCGCGGTCCTCCGGGCCGAGGCGGGCGTCGCTTCGGCTCGTGCCGCCGTGGAGAGCGCACGCATCAACCTCGCGTACACGCCGCTCAAGGCGCCAATCTCGGGTCGGACAGGCAAGTCGTCGGTGACGCCGGGCGCGCTCGTGACCGCCTACCAGCCGACGCCCCTCGTCACGATCCAGCAACTGGATCCCATCTACGTCGACGTGACGCAATCGAGCGCCGATCTGTTGCGCCTTCGTCGGAGTCTGGCGAGCGGGCCCTTGACGCGCTCCGGCCCGGTCGAGAGCAAGGTCAAGTTGTTGCTCGAGGACGGAACTCGGTATGCGCGCGAAGGCAGGCTCCAGTTCCGCGATGTCACGGTGGACCCGACGACGGGCTCGGTGGTCCTGCGCATGGTCTTCCCGAATCCCGATGCGCTGCTGCTTCCCGGCATGTTCGTCCGCGCGATCGTCGAGGAAGGCGTGCTCGGACAGGCCATCCTGGCACCCCAGCAGGGCGTGACCCGCGACGCCAAGGGAAACGCGAGCGCCCTGGTGGTGGACGCGTCGGGCAAGGTGGCCGTGCGGCCGATCGTCGTGGACCGGGCGATGGGCGACCGGTGGCTCGTGACCTCGGGCCTCGCCGACGGCGATCGCGTGATCGTCGAGGGACTCCAGCGGATCCGCCCGGGCGTTCTCGTGAAGGCCGTTCCGTTCTCCCCGGCGGGGGCGCGTGCGGAGAGACCAACCGCCGCCGCTCCTTCGAAGTAG
- a CDS encoding efflux RND transporter permease subunit, with protein MLSRFFLDRPVFAWVIALAMMLAGGLAIYSLPISQYPPIAPPSISIRAMYPGASAKTVEDSVVQIIEQKMTGLDRMLYMSSTSDSAGSAGVTLTFAPGTDPDLAWAKVQNKLQLALPSLPDVVQSRGLTVSKSTRNYLLLVGLTSDDPGTTQQDLNDYAVSQIETVVARVPGVGEVEVMGSGYAMRIWLDPDRLTKYGMTPSDVIAAVRTYNVEVSAGQLGGAPAVQGQRLNASILVQSLLVTPEEFAAIPLRTNADGSVVRVSDVGRTELGTELPDIRPQYNGHPAAMLAIRQEAGANALDTAAGIKTAMADLSKYFPSGMKVVYPMDTTPFVKVAIGEVVKTLLEAVVLVFFVMYLFLGNLRATLIPTIAVPVVILGTFGVLSALGYSVNMLTMFAMVLAIGLLVDDAIVVVENVERVMSEEGLPPREATRKSMDEISSALIGIGLVLAAVFGPMMFFPGSTGVIYRQFSVTVIASMLLSVMVALILTPVLCASLLRPVAKGHEAAETGFRLLRPFFLWFDRVFYRARDWYEGAVGHILARKIRYGVVFVVIAAGMVVLFSRMPTGYLPDEDQGMLMGIIQLPVGSTLEQTDAVMDEIRRHFMENEKDAVDAFMGVSGVGSAGRGQNQAMAYIKLKDWDLRNTEGLRAKAVARRAMMVLSRINEASVYIVPPPPVTELGNATGFDFMLQDRGGLGHERLSQARDQLLQMAARDPRLARVRPNGMSDVAQYKLDIDWGKAGTLGVPISSVQSYLAAAFGGSYVNDFVQGGRVKRVYAQADAPFRMLPSDLDRLQVRNNRGGLVPLSAIASGRWVYGSPRLERYNGVPAMNIQGEPAPGYSSGDAMNAMEKLTTKLPAGVAFQWTGLSYQERMAESQAGLLYAFSVLVIFLVLAALYESWTVPIAILLALPLGVIGGVAASSLRGLPSDVYFQIGLLTVLGLTTKNAILIVQFAQGHLEQGMGLVEATIQGARLRLRPIVMTSLAFGFGVLPLAIARGAGAGAQAAIGTSVLGGMVTATFLAIFFIPLFYVFVVKVFGRKAKETPAKSAAPGAAPSPEGL; from the coding sequence ATGCTGTCCAGGTTCTTCCTCGATCGTCCGGTCTTCGCCTGGGTCATCGCGCTCGCGATGATGCTGGCGGGCGGCCTCGCCATCTACAGCCTGCCCATCTCGCAGTATCCACCGATCGCCCCCCCTTCAATCAGCATCCGCGCCATGTATCCTGGCGCCTCGGCCAAGACGGTCGAAGATAGCGTCGTCCAGATCATCGAGCAGAAGATGACGGGCCTCGACCGGATGCTGTACATGAGTTCCACGAGCGACTCGGCGGGATCCGCGGGGGTGACGCTCACCTTCGCCCCCGGCACCGATCCGGACCTGGCCTGGGCGAAGGTGCAGAACAAGCTGCAACTCGCGTTGCCCTCGCTGCCCGACGTGGTTCAGAGCCGGGGCCTGACCGTGAGCAAGTCCACCCGCAACTACCTCCTCCTGGTGGGTCTCACCTCCGACGATCCGGGCACGACCCAGCAGGACCTGAACGACTACGCCGTCTCGCAGATCGAGACCGTCGTTGCCCGCGTGCCAGGGGTGGGGGAAGTGGAGGTCATGGGGAGCGGGTACGCCATGCGGATCTGGCTCGATCCGGACCGGCTGACCAAGTACGGGATGACTCCGAGCGACGTGATCGCGGCCGTCCGGACCTACAACGTAGAGGTCTCCGCGGGCCAACTGGGCGGCGCCCCCGCCGTGCAGGGCCAGCGCCTGAACGCTTCGATCCTCGTCCAGTCGCTGCTGGTGACGCCGGAGGAGTTCGCGGCGATCCCCTTGCGGACCAACGCGGACGGGTCCGTCGTGCGGGTCAGTGACGTCGGCCGCACCGAACTCGGGACCGAACTGCCCGACATCAGGCCCCAGTACAACGGCCACCCGGCAGCCATGCTCGCGATCCGGCAGGAGGCAGGCGCGAACGCCCTCGACACCGCCGCCGGCATCAAGACGGCGATGGCCGACCTGTCGAAGTACTTTCCGTCGGGCATGAAGGTCGTCTACCCGATGGACACCACGCCGTTCGTGAAGGTGGCGATCGGCGAGGTCGTCAAGACCCTTCTCGAAGCGGTGGTCCTCGTCTTCTTCGTCATGTACTTGTTCCTCGGGAACCTCCGGGCGACGCTCATCCCCACGATCGCCGTGCCGGTCGTCATCCTCGGAACCTTCGGCGTCCTCAGTGCGCTCGGCTACTCGGTGAACATGCTGACCATGTTCGCCATGGTCCTCGCCATCGGCCTCCTCGTCGATGACGCCATCGTCGTTGTCGAGAACGTCGAGCGCGTGATGAGCGAAGAGGGCCTGCCCCCGCGAGAGGCCACGCGAAAGTCGATGGACGAGATTTCGAGCGCGCTCATCGGCATCGGTCTCGTCCTGGCGGCCGTGTTCGGGCCGATGATGTTCTTTCCCGGCTCGACCGGCGTCATCTACCGCCAGTTCTCGGTCACCGTCATCGCCTCCATGCTCCTGTCGGTCATGGTCGCTCTGATCCTGACGCCCGTCCTCTGTGCCTCGCTGCTGCGACCCGTGGCGAAGGGGCATGAGGCTGCAGAGACCGGTTTCCGCCTGTTGCGACCCTTCTTCCTCTGGTTCGACCGCGTGTTCTATCGCGCACGCGACTGGTACGAGGGCGCAGTCGGTCACATCCTCGCGAGGAAGATCCGCTACGGCGTCGTCTTCGTCGTGATCGCCGCCGGCATGGTGGTCCTCTTTTCGCGGATGCCTACCGGATACCTGCCCGACGAGGACCAGGGAATGCTGATGGGCATCATCCAGCTGCCGGTCGGCTCGACACTGGAGCAGACCGACGCGGTCATGGACGAGATTCGTCGCCACTTCATGGAGAACGAGAAGGACGCTGTCGATGCCTTCATGGGCGTCTCGGGCGTGGGCTCGGCTGGTCGCGGTCAGAACCAGGCGATGGCCTACATCAAGCTCAAGGACTGGGATCTCCGCAACACCGAGGGTCTGCGGGCGAAGGCCGTGGCGAGAAGGGCGATGATGGTCCTCTCGCGCATCAACGAAGCGAGTGTCTACATCGTGCCGCCGCCGCCCGTCACTGAACTCGGGAACGCGACCGGGTTCGATTTCATGCTGCAGGATCGGGGCGGGCTCGGGCACGAGCGGCTCTCGCAGGCGCGCGATCAGCTCCTCCAGATGGCCGCCAGAGACCCCCGCCTCGCCCGGGTGAGACCCAACGGGATGTCGGACGTGGCGCAGTACAAGCTGGACATCGACTGGGGAAAGGCCGGCACGCTCGGCGTCCCGATCAGCTCGGTGCAGAGCTACCTCGCCGCGGCGTTCGGCGGCTCGTACGTCAACGACTTCGTGCAGGGTGGGCGGGTCAAGCGCGTGTACGCCCAGGCCGACGCCCCCTTCCGCATGCTTCCGAGCGATCTCGACCGTCTCCAGGTCCGCAACAACCGGGGCGGTCTCGTCCCGCTGTCGGCGATCGCATCCGGCCGCTGGGTCTACGGCTCGCCGCGTCTCGAACGCTACAACGGCGTCCCCGCGATGAACATCCAGGGTGAACCCGCACCCGGGTACAGTTCCGGGGACGCCATGAACGCGATGGAGAAACTCACCACGAAACTCCCGGCAGGGGTCGCCTTCCAGTGGACGGGTCTCTCGTACCAGGAGCGCATGGCCGAGTCGCAGGCCGGGCTCCTCTACGCGTTCTCCGTCCTCGTCATCTTCCTGGTGCTCGCCGCACTCTACGAGAGCTGGACGGTGCCGATTGCGATCCTGCTCGCGCTTCCGCTCGGCGTCATCGGCGGTGTCGCGGCTTCCAGCCTTCGTGGGTTGCCAAGCGACGTCTACTTCCAGATCGGCCTGCTGACGGTGCTCGGCCTCACCACGAAGAACGCCATCCTCATCGTGCAGTTCGCTCAGGGCCATCTCGAACAGGGGATGGGCCTTGTCGAGGCGACGATCCAGGGGGCGAGACTCCGCCTCCGCCCGATCGTCATGACCTCGCTCGCCTTCGGTTTCGGCGTCTTGCCCCTGGCCATCGCCCGGGGAGCTGGGGCGGGCGCCCAGGCGGCCATTGGCACGAGCGTCCTCGGCGGAATGGTCACCGCGACGTTCCTGGCGATCTTCTTCATTCCGCTGTTCTACGTATTCGTGGTCAAGGTGTTCGGCAGGAAGGCGAAGGAGACGCCGGCGAAGTCAGCCGCTCCGGGCGCCGCACCTTCACCGGAGGGTCTCTGA
- a CDS encoding efflux transporter outer membrane subunit: MPRCRAYLLCGAVLALGGCSLAPKYARPAAPVPPTLPSAGMVAGAPQVTEVPWREFFTDGRLRAVVEKALANNRDLRIATLNIERARALYRVQRADLFPTVAVAANASNQHIPSKVSGTADGYTATQYTVALGVSAWEIDVFGRVRSLEAAALEQYLATEQAGRAAQMAVVAAVAHAYLTRAADEDGLRLATGTLEAQQASLALIQKTRDLGIASDLELSQVRSQVEAARADIARYTSYLAVDLNALQVLVGTSVGPDLLPASLSAVSPPRPISAGVSSDVLLRRPDILMAEHQLRSANANIGAVRAAFFPRIALTMGVGSASAELTSLLGAGTGIWSFAPQLVQPLFTAGATKARLEASKVDREIAVARYEQEIQQAFAEVSNALTLRRTLVSQREAQEALVLSLEETLRLSDARYKAGLDGYLGVLVAQRALIAAQQALVAVRFAEQANLVTLYKVLGGGV; the protein is encoded by the coding sequence ATGCCTCGATGCCGCGCGTATCTCCTCTGCGGAGCGGTGCTGGCCCTCGGTGGCTGCTCGCTCGCTCCGAAGTACGCCCGCCCCGCCGCTCCGGTTCCGCCCACCCTTCCGAGCGCCGGGATGGTGGCCGGTGCGCCCCAGGTGACGGAGGTTCCCTGGCGGGAGTTCTTCACGGACGGACGGCTCCGGGCGGTGGTCGAGAAAGCCCTCGCCAACAACCGTGACCTGCGAATTGCCACGCTCAACATCGAGCGGGCGAGGGCCCTGTACCGCGTGCAGCGTGCCGATCTCTTCCCAACGGTTGCCGTCGCCGCCAACGCGTCGAACCAGCACATTCCGAGCAAGGTCTCAGGCACCGCCGACGGGTACACGGCGACACAGTACACGGTGGCCCTTGGCGTGTCCGCCTGGGAGATCGACGTGTTCGGCCGCGTCCGCAGCCTCGAGGCGGCGGCCCTCGAGCAGTACCTCGCCACCGAGCAGGCGGGCCGCGCGGCGCAGATGGCCGTCGTCGCCGCCGTCGCGCACGCCTACCTCACGCGGGCGGCGGATGAGGACGGCCTCCGGCTCGCCACGGGGACCCTCGAGGCGCAGCAGGCATCCCTCGCCCTCATCCAGAAGACGCGCGATCTCGGCATCGCCTCCGACCTCGAGCTCAGCCAGGTGCGAAGCCAGGTCGAGGCGGCGCGCGCCGACATCGCCCGCTATACGTCGTACCTGGCCGTGGACCTGAATGCCCTCCAGGTCCTCGTCGGTACCTCGGTCGGTCCCGATCTCCTGCCCGCCAGCCTGTCGGCCGTGAGTCCGCCACGCCCGATCTCGGCCGGCGTCTCCTCCGACGTGCTCCTTCGCCGGCCGGACATCCTCATGGCCGAACACCAACTCCGTTCGGCGAACGCGAACATCGGCGCCGTGCGTGCCGCGTTCTTCCCCCGCATCGCCCTGACGATGGGTGTGGGATCGGCAAGCGCAGAGCTGACATCACTGCTGGGCGCCGGGACAGGCATCTGGAGCTTCGCCCCGCAGCTCGTGCAGCCGCTCTTCACCGCGGGCGCGACGAAGGCGAGGCTCGAGGCGTCGAAGGTGGATCGCGAGATCGCCGTCGCGCGCTACGAGCAGGAGATTCAGCAGGCCTTCGCCGAGGTCTCGAACGCGCTGACGCTCCGCCGGACTCTCGTGAGCCAGCGGGAAGCGCAGGAGGCGCTTGTCTTGTCCCTCGAAGAGACGCTTCGCCTGTCCGATGCCCGCTACAAGGCGGGCCTCGACGGCTACCTCGGCGTGCTCGTCGCTCAGCGGGCGCTCATCGCGGCGCAGCAGGCGCTGGTCGCCGTGAGGTTCGCCGAGCAGGCCAACCTCGTCACGCTCTACAAGGTCCTGGGCGGAGGGGTGTGA
- a CDS encoding class III extradiol ring-cleavage dioxygenase: MPVIFAAHGAPVLLDDEAWMAELASWAKAMPRPKDVLMVSAHWEERPTSLGATRAVPLIYDFSGFPERYYLTQYPAPGAPELATRVRALLHQKDIAVADDPDRGLDHGAYVPLVAMYPDADVPVLQVSMPGLDAQELFRLGQALAPLRDEGTLVFGSGFLTHNMRYAFRPGIPQWAKEFDAWAADALSRFDVDALMDFQVRAPAARTALPTWEHYAPLLVAAGAVADEPPRTSFPITGWWMDGAFTKRSVQFG; encoded by the coding sequence ATGCCCGTCATCTTCGCGGCGCACGGGGCGCCCGTCCTGCTCGATGACGAAGCGTGGATGGCTGAACTCGCCTCATGGGCGAAGGCGATGCCACGCCCGAAGGACGTTCTCATGGTCTCGGCCCACTGGGAGGAGCGTCCAACCTCGCTCGGCGCGACCCGGGCGGTGCCCCTGATCTACGACTTCTCGGGGTTCCCCGAGCGGTACTATCTGACCCAATACCCCGCTCCGGGCGCGCCCGAGCTCGCCACGCGCGTCCGCGCCCTCCTGCATCAGAAAGACATCGCTGTGGCCGACGATCCGGACCGAGGGCTCGACCACGGCGCCTACGTCCCCCTCGTGGCCATGTACCCGGACGCCGATGTCCCCGTGCTGCAGGTGTCGATGCCTGGCCTCGACGCTCAGGAACTCTTCAGGCTCGGTCAGGCGCTCGCGCCGCTTCGCGACGAAGGGACGCTCGTGTTCGGCAGCGGATTCCTGACGCACAACATGCGGTACGCGTTCCGCCCCGGCATCCCTCAATGGGCGAAGGAGTTCGATGCCTGGGCAGCCGACGCGCTCTCGCGCTTCGACGTGGACGCGCTGATGGACTTCCAGGTCCGCGCGCCTGCGGCCCGGACGGCCCTCCCGACGTGGGAGCACTACGCGCCGCTTCTCGTCGCGGCCGGCGCAGTGGCCGACGAGCCGCCGCGGACGTCGTTTCCCATCACGGGCTGGTGGATGGATGGGGCATTCACCAAGAGGTCGGTCCAGTTCGGCTGA
- a CDS encoding LysR substrate-binding domain-containing protein produces MNLNHLAIFDAVAREGNVTRAGERLRISQPAVSKQLQLLERAVGAPLVDRLPKGVRLTAAGELLAGYARRLFALADQADRAVAELQGLKRGSLTIGASTSIGVYFLPEILARFRRRYPQVDLHMEVSNTHVIQQYLTEHRVDVAVTEGFVHWPELEARVFLVDELVPIVPAGHPFASARPITLRQFCTEPLLMREQGSGTREVIEEALGRKGVVVRPMMNLGSTEAIKRSVAAGVGVAFVSALTIQQELHDRRLVGLRLRDCRMRRSLHLVQARDRSVSKAVGAFLVLLEAAVKRRSGSDADMLVVDLAGGRVHGNQVERIGRSDARHLRGARGARPAR; encoded by the coding sequence ATGAACCTGAACCACCTCGCGATCTTCGATGCGGTCGCACGCGAAGGCAACGTGACGCGGGCCGGAGAGCGGCTCCGGATCAGCCAGCCCGCCGTGTCGAAGCAGTTGCAGCTCCTCGAACGCGCCGTCGGCGCACCCCTCGTCGATCGGCTGCCAAAGGGCGTTCGGCTGACCGCCGCCGGCGAACTGCTGGCCGGTTACGCCCGCCGACTCTTCGCCCTGGCCGATCAGGCCGATCGAGCGGTCGCCGAGCTGCAGGGGCTGAAGCGCGGCAGCCTCACCATCGGAGCCAGCACGAGCATCGGCGTCTATTTCCTGCCGGAGATCCTGGCGCGGTTCAGGCGGCGCTACCCGCAGGTCGACCTGCACATGGAAGTATCGAACACGCACGTGATCCAGCAATACCTGACGGAGCACCGGGTGGACGTCGCCGTGACAGAGGGCTTCGTCCACTGGCCGGAACTGGAGGCCCGTGTGTTCCTCGTGGACGAGCTGGTGCCGATCGTTCCTGCCGGGCACCCGTTCGCGTCCGCAAGACCCATCACCCTCCGCCAGTTCTGCACCGAGCCGCTACTGATGCGCGAGCAGGGTTCGGGCACGCGCGAGGTCATCGAGGAGGCGCTCGGCCGGAAGGGCGTGGTGGTGCGGCCGATGATGAACCTGGGGAGCACCGAGGCGATCAAGCGGTCGGTGGCGGCTGGCGTCGGCGTGGCATTCGTCTCGGCCCTGACCATCCAGCAGGAGCTGCACGATCGGCGTCTGGTCGGTCTTCGGCTTCGTGATTGCCGCATGCGCCGGTCGTTACATCTGGTCCAGGCCCGGGACCGAAGCGTCTCGAAGGCGGTCGGCGCCTTCCTCGTGCTGCTCGAGGCGGCGGTCAAGCGGCGCTCGGGCAGCGACGCCGACATGCTCGTCGTCGATCTTGCAGGAGGGAGAGTGCATGGAAACCAGGTGGAGCGGATCGGTCGGTCGGATGCCCGTCATCTTCGCGGCGCACGGGGCGCCCGTCCTGCTCGATGA
- a CDS encoding putative sulfate exporter family transporter — protein MAAARRSIVTKILFPLAVLFALTPFASPGIALAVGLAIALSAGNPWPAATRRISRPLLQVSVVFLGFGTNLIAVLAAARHGAPIAMATIAFTFLLGAVLRRLLRLQQSTAMLLAAGTAICGGSAIAAVALATAAAEAEVSVALGTVFLLNAVALYAFPPLGHALGLSQVQFGTWAGIGIHDVSSVVAAGSAYGQVALETATIVKLSRTLWIVPVALVARFAVLRGEERAAGADAPASSSPRRRIAIPWFVGFFLIASIAATFIQPVHDLAPFLLALAKAGMTVTLLLIGMSLSRSSLRAVGLRPLLHGVTLWLAISVMALAAVRWAGI, from the coding sequence ATGGCTGCCGCACGCCGTTCGATCGTGACGAAGATCCTCTTCCCGCTGGCGGTTCTCTTCGCGCTGACACCGTTCGCGTCGCCCGGAATCGCGCTGGCCGTCGGCCTCGCAATCGCCCTGAGCGCCGGCAATCCCTGGCCGGCCGCGACCCGCCGGATCAGCCGGCCGCTCCTTCAGGTGTCCGTCGTGTTCCTCGGATTCGGCACCAATCTCATCGCGGTGCTGGCCGCCGCGCGTCACGGCGCGCCGATCGCCATGGCGACGATTGCCTTCACCTTCCTGCTTGGTGCCGTCCTCCGGCGCCTGCTGCGCCTTCAGCAATCGACCGCCATGCTGCTCGCCGCGGGCACGGCCATCTGCGGAGGGTCTGCCATCGCGGCCGTGGCCCTCGCCACGGCGGCCGCCGAAGCGGAGGTCTCGGTGGCGCTCGGAACGGTCTTCCTGTTGAACGCGGTGGCGCTCTACGCCTTCCCCCCGTTGGGCCACGCGCTCGGCCTGTCGCAGGTGCAATTCGGCACCTGGGCCGGCATCGGCATCCACGACGTGTCCTCCGTGGTCGCGGCGGGTTCAGCCTATGGGCAGGTCGCACTCGAGACCGCCACCATCGTCAAGCTCTCGCGCACGCTGTGGATCGTCCCGGTGGCGCTGGTGGCGCGGTTTGCCGTGCTTCGTGGCGAGGAGAGAGCCGCGGGCGCCGACGCGCCGGCGTCCTCATCGCCGCGGCGTCGGATTGCGATCCCGTGGTTCGTGGGGTTCTTCCTGATCGCCTCAATCGCAGCCACGTTCATCCAGCCGGTTCACGATCTGGCGCCATTCCTCCTGGCGCTGGCGAAGGCGGGCATGACCGTCACGCTGCTGCTGATCGGGATGAGCCTGTCACGTTCGTCGCTGCGCGCGGTCGGCCTCAGGCCCTTGCTGCACGGCGTCACCCTGTGGCTGGCCATCAGCGTCATGGCACTCGCGGCCGTGCGTTGGGCGGGGATCTGA